A genomic segment from Actinomycetota bacterium encodes:
- the tuf gene encoding elongation factor Tu (EF-Tu; promotes GTP-dependent binding of aminoacyl-tRNA to the A-site of ribosomes during protein biosynthesis; when the tRNA anticodon matches the mRNA codon, GTP hydrolysis results; the inactive EF-Tu-GDP leaves the ribosome and release of GDP is promoted by elongation factor Ts; many prokaryotes have two copies of the gene encoding EF-Tu) — VMPGDNVELRGELINPIAMEESLRFAIREGGRTVGSGRVTKILK, encoded by the coding sequence GGTCATGCCCGGCGACAACGTCGAGCTTCGCGGCGAGCTTATCAACCCGATCGCGATGGAGGAGAGCCTGCGTTTCGCGATTCGCGAGGGCGGTCGCACCGTCGGCTCGGGTCGCGTGACAAAGATCTTGAAGTAG